GATTCAGGCACAAAAACTCTATAACTATGGTAATTTGGCTGTTCGCTTAAAAGGACTCAATACCCCAGTCATGCTGACATTAATCCCGGGGCAGAAAGCCGTGGACTATCGTGTGGATTTACGCGTTCAGGGCTATGGCCCCAATGCCAATAATACGCCGATTGAGGAAGGCATACCGCCAAGCGCCAATGATGTCCTGCTGCATGTGCTGGATGGCGTTCCCCCTCAGGGCAGTCAGCGGTTAACCGTCAGCGGCGGGGATGCCAGAGCCTGGCTTTTAGGCGATAAAATGTTTGTGCGTACCAATTTGACTATTTTATCCCCCGGGTGGATCAGCAGCATGACCAGCGCCGATGGCATGCATGCCTACGAGATGCAGAAATCGCCTGTATTATTAGTGTCCTGGCATGGGAAAGTCATGCAACTCAAGGTAGAAGGGTTATAGCAATGGCAGGAAAAAAAGAAAATCTGAAAGCGCTGTTCACCAACACCCGATCCAGGGTCATTATTATATTCACTTCCCTGCTTTTGGTGATTGCCGTCGTCATTGGCCTGGTTAAATTCACCTCGTCAACCGATGTCGGGCCTCTGGGAACCTCCACAGTGACCAGTGCACCCGGAAACATTAAATCCATTCCGGGCGCGCTGGATCCCACAGCACAATACGCCAAGCTACAGCAGATACAGAACGTCACCCAGGCTGAAACTGCGCTTAAAAGTGGCGGAAGTGCAATTCCTACCATCATCCGCACTCAGGAGCTGGGGGAGGGAGTGCAATCTGTCGGTCCGCAGCAGGGCGAAGGCAGTGTCGGATTTTCTACCTTAGCCCGCGAGGAAGAGGGTGGGCCACAACAAAGCCTGTGGCTGCAGGATCTGAAAAGCAGCAACTGCAGCAAGGCCACCGTTCAGCAAGTGGTTAGCCAGGGCGCGGCCATGACTGATCTGAAGCGAGCCTGTACCTGTGCTCAGTTAAAAGACAATGGTTATCAGATTGGCGATCTTGAACCTGTTTGTTCCTGCAAAGAATTGCGGGCGGCTGGATACAATGCCCGGCAATTAAAAGACGCCGGCTACAGTGCGGCTCGCTTGCGTGCCTGCGGATTTGATGCCTGCGAATTGCGCAACGCGGGGTTCACTGCTCAGGAAATGAAAGACGCTGGTTTCAGTGACGGTGAGTTGAAAGGCGCCGGCTTTTCCGATGATGAGATTGCCCGGGCCAGCGGTTTGCCGGAAGGAATAACCGAGGCGGACGTTCGCAATGCCGGATGTCAGGTTGCCGCTTTGCAGAAACTCAGGGCAGCCGGTGTCAGTGCCGCCGCCATTCGCCGTATCAGCGGTTGCAGCGCCGCCCAACTGAAAGCCGCGGGTTACACCGCGGCGGAATTACGCAATGCCGGCTTCAGTGCGGCGGAGTTAAAAAACGCAGGCTTTACAGCCGCCGAATTAAAAGCGGCTGGTTTCAGCGCGAGGGATTTGCTCAATGCCGGCTTTACTCCTGATGATTTGGCGAAAGCGGGTTTTACCCCGGCTCAAATCATGGCGGCTGAATCGGAGTTGCCTCCCGGTATTACACCGGATGACGTCAAAAAGGTCGGCTGCGATGTGGAAGCCTTGCGCAAGGAACGGCTGGCGGGTGTCAGCGCCAAGTTAATCAGGCAATACGCGGGCTGCAGTGCAAAAGCACTGAAGGAAGCGGGTTTTACCGACAATGATTTGGCCAATGCCGGCTTTACCCCGGCTCAAATCAGTGCGGCCAACCCATTGGATGACAATGCCATTCGTGCAGCCGGTTGTGATCCGGATAAGTTAAAAGCATTATTCAATCAGGGTGTCTCCGCCAAACGCATCAAGGAACTAAGCGGTTGCAGCGCAGCCGCATTAAAGGCAGCCGGTTATGATGCCAAAGCCCTGCTGGATGCCGGTTTTACTCCCCAGGAACTGCTGGCTGCCGGATTTACACCGCAGGAAATTAAACAGGCGGCTGCCACTTCCGATGCGGCGATCCGTGCTGCGGGTTGCGATCCCGCAAAACTGCGTCAACTGTTTGAAGCGGGTGTTTCTGCCAAGCGCATTCGCGAATTAAACGGTTGCAGCGCTGCGGCTCTCAAGGCGGCGGGTTTCGATGCCAAAGCGTTGTCAGACGCTGGTTTTACTCCTCAGGAATTGCTGGCCGCCGGATTTACTCCCCAGCAACTGGCGGCGGCAGGCATTGATCCCTCCGCAATCATTGCCGCAGGGCGCACTGCCGATTGCAGCGTTGCCTCCCTGCAGGCTGCACGCGCGGCCGGAGTCTCTGCCGCGACCATTAAGCAAACACTGGGATGCAGTGCTGCCGCGATGAAGGCAGCGGGCTATACTGCGGCTGAGCTTCGTGCAGCCGGATTTACGGCCGCAGAACTTAAAAACGCCGGTTTTACAGCGGCTGAACTGAAAGCGGCGGGTTTCTCTGCGAAAGAATTACGCGCAGCCGGTTTTACCGCGCAACAATTAAAAGATGCCGGTTTCAGCGCCAGTCAATTGCGCGACGCTGGGTTCAGTGCTGCGGAATTAAAAAATGCAGGCTTTACTGCCGCTCAGTTGAAGGCGGCTGGATACAGTGCCAGGGAGCTTAAAGACGCCGGTTTCAGTCCCGAAGAATTAATGAAGGCCGGCTTTTCTGCCAAGGAATTGAAAGACGCCGGTTTTACCGCAGCGCAATTACGACGGGCCGGTTTTAGCAATGACCAATTGAAAGACGCGGGCTTTACTGCGTCTGAGTTGGGAACAGGCTCGGATACCGGGGCGCAACTTCCGGGGCTGGATGGAATAACACAGCCGGGGCTGCCGTCCACCATGGTCGGCTTGCCAGCAGGACAAGGCCGTCCCCAAACAGCTGCCTCGGTGGAAGCCGCCAATGCGCAACAGCTTCAGGCCATACTCAAGAAGCAAAACGAGCAATTAGCCGATCAACGCTACCAGCAGCAGATTCAGCAACGTACCTCGGAAATGCTGTCTGTCGCTAACCAATCGTTACAAACCTGGCAAAAAATCGGGGTGCAGGTTTATACTGGCGGCGAAGAAGAAGACAAAAAAGACGCGGCACAAGCGGGTTTGGCCGGTTTTGGCCCGAATCAGGCAGGGGCTTCCGCCATTCCGCAGGCCACCACTGCAACAGGTCCCGCGCCAAAAGCATTAATCAAGACGGGTGATATTCTGTTTGCAGTACTCGATACCTCGATTAACAGCGATGAGCCCGGGCCGATTCTTGCAACCATTGTGTCGGGGCGCTTCAAAGGGGCGAAGCTTATTGGCAGTTTTAACCTCCCCAGCAATTCGGACAAGATGGTTATCAGTTTTAATACCATGTCCGTTCCTGGCGCGGCAAAAACTACCTCCATCAGTGCCTTTGCCATTGACCCCAATACCGCACGAACGGCTTTATCAAGCCGCACCAATCACCATTACCTGATGCGTTATGGCTCCTTGTTTGCCTCCTCTTTCCTCGAGGGCTTCGGAAATGCCTTCCAATCGGCCAATACAACCGTAACCATTGGCGGTACCGGAGGCGGTGATAACATTACCATTCAGAATGGCGTAGGGCGTTCAGCGCTGGAGAATGCGGTCATTGGTCTGGCAACGCTGGGTAAGCAATGGGGACAGGTCGCACAGCAGCAATTTAACCGCCCAACTACGGTTGAGGTATTTTCTGGAACAGGGGTGGGTATATTATTTACTCAGGATTTAACCTCCCTTTAACGTGAAGAGAAGGTAAGAAATGGTTGATAATAATCAAAACAACGATGAATATCAGTTTGCTGATTTGGATGTCGTCAATCCGGATGGCGGTGATGATGATTTAGAAGCCATGCGTGCGGAAGGCGAACAACGGGCTCCTAAAAAGGACGTCCGAAAAAACGCATTGATTGTGATTGCTTTGATTGTGGTGGCCATGATTATTTACAAATTCATGGGAGCCATGTTCTCCAAAAAGCCCGAGCCTGTGACGCCGCCGCAAACGGTGACCGCGCCAGTGACACCAACGCCTGTCACACCGGTGGTTACCCAACCCACGCCGTCCACTCTGACGCCTGTTCCCACTCAGTCCCAACCGACGACGGTGGTGTCTGATGAGGTCAAGCAGAAATTGTCCGCGCTTGAATTGGCACAACAGGGTGTGCGTTCGGAAATCACGACCATCAATAATCAGTTAAATGGCCTTACCAGCAATGTGACCGATTTAAGTAATAAAATTGCGGCCTTAAGTCAATCGGTCAGTTTACTGGCGGCCAAAGTTGAGCAACAATCTCAACAAATTGCGGTATTAACGGTTCGGGCCAAACCGAAACCTGTTCCGCACATGGTGCGAAAAGTAACCCCTCGACCAGTCTATTATATTCAGGCTGTGATTCCCGGCCGGGCTTGGTTAATTGCCACAAATGGGTCTACACTTACGGTAAGAGAGGGTTCTGTTATAGCAGGGTATGGAACTGTAAAGCTGATTGATGCGACCCAGGGACGAGTGGTTATGAGTACTGGTCAGATCATTCGATTTAGCCAGCAAGACAGTTGAGACGAATATGGCTAACCAATCAATTACGAACTGGATTACAAGTCAGGCCGATATTCTAAACAATATCGCCTCCAACCTTGCTCCTGTTCAGAGACTATTAACCGGCGCGGCCTATCTGATAGGCTTGTCCTTTGCCTTTAAGGCCATATATAGTTTAAAGGTGTATGGTGAAGCCAGAACGATGATGTCTTCCAATACCAGTGTCAAGGAGCCTGTGGTTTATTTTATTGTCGCAGCGGTGTTCATTTATTTCCCGACTGCCATGGACGTGATGCTCATGACTACGTTTGGAAATACCAACATTCTGGCCTATGCCAATGCCAGCGCCAATCAAAGTACCAATGCTCTTTTTGGCAGCGGCAGTCCTGTCGCCTGGGCTTTGAGGATCATCATTCAGACCATTGGCCTGGCAGCCTTTATACGAGGCTGGGTGCTTATTGCCCGTTCGGCTTCGCAGGGACAACCGCCTGGCGGTACGGGCAAAGGATTAATGCATGTGTTTGGCGGGATTCTTGCAATTAATATTGTGGGAACGGTGAATGTCATTAATGCAACAATTTATGGTTCATAATTTTAAATGTGTTTAACAGGAGAGATAAAAGTGAATACCCCAGCGAAAAGAAACAGTTACACTCATTACGCTGTGATGGCGACCGTGTTTTTGTGCCTAGGCATAGCAGGGAATGCCATGGCAGCGGACCAGTCTATTGGCAACATGGCTTCGACCATTTATGGTTCATTCGGGCAATTGGCGAAATTAATCACGGCGGGTTCTTACCTGGCGGGTTTGGGTTTTTCGGTGGGTGCCATCATGAAGTTCAAACAGCATAAAGATAATCCAACCCAAATCCCAATCGGTACGCCGATTGCGCTGGTGTTTATCGCCGCGGCGCTTCTCTTCCTGCCCACAATTCTGGGTGTGGCTGGCGTGACCATGTTCGGTGGTTCCGGTGGTACAACAGCCGGTCCTACAGGTACTGTGTTCACCAGCAGTGGCGGCTAATCATAATCAACAGTAACATCGCGGTTAAATCAGGAAGCCCAGTGCTTCCTGATTTACAATGAAAGCAAACAGGCAAGATTGATGGTTATGAATCAGGAACAAAGCAAGCTTAAATTAGTAGCGAGTGCTGGAGCCTGGCGCTTGTATTCCGCCAGAAAAGCGGATGAGCGTTTTCGTGCGTTTGAATTAAAGGTTTTTCAGCGCGATCGCTATACCTGTCAATTTTGTGGATTTCAGGCAAGGCTGTTCCAGGAAGTGGTTAATCTGGATAATGATTACACCAACAACCGCTTATCTAACCTGGTGACCGCCTGTTGTTTTTGTGCTCAATGTTTCTTTATTGAATCCGTGGGTGTGGGCGGTTATGGCGGCGGTACTCTGATTTATCTGCCGGAATTGTCGCAGACGGAACTGAACAGTTTATGTCATGTGCTTTTCTGTGCGATTACCAATGATACCGGTTACAAGGCCAGTGCTCAGAATATCTATCGCAGTTTTAAATTCAGGTCCCAGATTGTTGAAGAGAAATTTGGGGAAGGAACCAGTGATCCGGCCATCTTCGGCCAGCTGATCATTGACTCCGGCGCTACGGCGCCAGAGACATTGGATAAACTGTTTAATAATATTCGGCTCCTGCCGTCAAGGGCTAAGTTTCGCAAGCAGATTGAACGCTGGGCTGCCAGTGCACTTGAAGAGATCACGGAGTCGAGCTGATGTTCATAGTCAATAGTAACAATGACTGGTAAAGAATAGGGAATAACCATGGGGAATTGGGCTGAATCATTTTTTGAAGGTATAGATACCTTTTTTGCCTGGTTAAGTACCTCGCTAAAACAAACCACGGAGTCTTATTGCGAACTCGAAACCGCGGACAGTCCCACGGTATTGGTTAATCATGACGGGTCGCTGATTTCCTTAATCAAAGTGGAAGGGGTGACAGCACTTGCAGGTGCTGAAGAATTCGACCAGCTGGTGGAGGGCTTATCGAATGCATTTCAGGGCGCCATGAGCCGTCCTGGCCATGCTTTTCAGGTGTATTTCAGCCATGACAAGCAGAACATCCGCAAAGTGATTGAAGACATTTATGCGCCAGCGGAAGCGACGGCCAAGCGGCTGGAGTTGACACTGGACGATTTATTCATCGAGCGTGTGGATTACCTTTCGCAGTATTGTGCGGAAGAGCGGCTTTACTTTGTGTTATTTACCAGGCCTTTTAACCTTGCGCAGGATCAATTGAAAGCGGCCAATAAAGCCAAACTGAAAATGCTGCGGGACATGAAGGCCCCTTCTTTTAAAAATACCCAGACAGTGTATGCCGCTATCCCTGAATTAAGGGATACGCATGATGCCTATGTGCGTTCGGTTTTAAATGATCTGGATGCCTTGAACATTTATGCCCGTCTGGTTGAAGTGCATGATGCGGTGCAGGCTATCCGCATGACCGCCGATCCGGATTTTACAGCGGATGACTGGCGGGCTACCTTACCGGGCGATAAAATTCTTCCCCGCGAGATTAATCGTTTTGAAGGCGATGTGTCCGATTTGCTTTGGCCTTCGCTGGCTAAACAGGTCATACCCCGCGATGCGGAAAACCTTGATCTGCGCACGGTAAAGGTGGGTACAAAAATCTATTCTTCGGTGTTTATTGATCTTTTTCCCAAGGATGTGCGTCCTTTCCTGACCCTGTTTGCACGCATACTACCGTCGCATATACCCTGGCGTATTTCATTCCTCGTTGAAAGCGAGGGCTTAAATACCATTAAATTAAAAGGCATGTTGTCAGCCATCCTTTCCTTTACATCCGCCCAAAACCGTCTCATCAGCGACTCGGTGAATCTATTAAAATACCTGCAATTGAATACCGACGACGCCATTGTGCGTTTGCGCGTGGTGGCCACCACCTGGGCACCGGAAGGCAATGTTCCCTTATTACGCCGGCGCAGTTCGGAATTGGTCAAGGCCATACAGGGGTGGGGATCCACCGATGTCTCGGAAATTTGCGGCGATCCATTTGCCGGCTTTGTATCCAGCATGTTGGCTGTGACGACACGGAGCGCAGCGGTGCCTTCCGTTGCGCCTTTGTCGGATGTGATTACCATGCTCCCCATCACCCGCCCCGCGTCCCCCTGGGAGACCGGTGCGTTATTATTTCGTACACCCGATGGTAAACCCTGGCCGTTTCAACCCGGTTCGACGCAGCAGACAACCTGGATTGATTTGGTGTACGCACGCCCTGGTTCGGGTAAATCCGTGTTATCCAACGCATTAAACTTAGCCCTTTGCCTGCAGGGAGGTTTAACGCGCCTGCCCCGCATAGCCATCATTGATATCGGCCCGTCAAGCAGCGGGTTAATTTCCCTGCTTAAAGAGGCCTTGCCTGCTGCCAAGCGCCATCTTGTCGCCTATTACCGTTTGCGCATGACGCCGGAATATTCCATTAACCCCTTTGACACCCAGTTAGGCTGCCGCTACCCCACCGCGACAGAGCGCTCCTTTTTAGTGAATTTCCTCACCTTGTTAACCACACCGCTCGGGGCGAATAAACCCTATGACGGGATGCCCGATCTGGCCGGTATGGTGGTTGACGAGTTGTATAAAAGCCTGGCTGATGAATTCAATCCGACGCCGTATGCGCCTGGTGTTGAAGAATTTATTGACAGTATTTTAGAGGAAATTGGCTTCGTCAGGGATTCGAAGTCCACCTGGTGGGAAGTGACTGATGCCTTGTATTCCGCCGGGTTTGTCCATGAAGCCATGCTCGCACAACGTTATGCCATGCCACTGCTCGCGGATGCAGCGTCTATCTGCCGTACGCCGTCGATTGAGGACTTGTATGAAAAGGTCGTGGCTCCCACCGGCGAGTCGCTGATCAGCGCGTTTTCGCGCATGATATCCGGTGCGGTTCGCGAATACTCCATTTTATCCCGGGTCACCAGTTTTGATATCGGCGATGCCCGTGTGGTGTCGCTTGACCTTGATGAAGTGGCTAAAAGCGGGGGTGATGCAGCCGATCGGCAAACGTCGGTCATGTACATGCTGGCACGCTATGTCCTCGCTCGCCATTATTATTTAACCGAAGAAAGCATGAACAACGTGCCGGATCAGTACCGGGAATACCATAAGACGCGTGTACTTGAAATCCGGGAAGATCCCAAACGCATTGTCTATGACGAATTCCATCGCACATCCAAGTCCGCTGCGGTGCGCGATCAGGTCATCATTGACATGCGGGAAGGCCGAAAATGGAAGGTACAGATTGCCCTGCTCTCTCAATCCGTTGACGACTTTGATTCCGTGATGATTGAATTCAGTACTGCCATTTACATTATGGATGCCGGTCCTTCCCAGGCCGTGGAAAAAACCACCCAGATTTTCGGTCTCTCAGAGACGGCAAAAACCGCTTTGCGCACCCGCGTCCATGGGCCGCGTCAGGGCGGGGCGACGTTCCTTGTGCAATACGCCACCAAGAGCGGGGTGAATATCCAATTGCTGACACTGACCCTGGGTCCTGTTGAGTTGTGGGCCTTCAGTACCACAGCGGAAGATGCCTCGGTTCGTAATCAACTCTACCGCCACTTGGGTCCTGCGGAAGCGCGCCGATTATTGGCTGCCTTGTTTCCTAATGGTTCCGTAGCTAAAATTATCGAGGAACGATTGGCCGCCATGAAGGCAGAAGTCGGTTTGATTGAGGACGATGTCAAGGACAGTGTCATTGAACAATTGGTCAGTGATATCCTCAATGCATACACCAAAGATCCTAACGTGAAAATGCTGCCCAAAAATTAAAGATTTGGGCAGGGCAACGCAGACTATCGGGGTTAAAATGGATTTCAGCCAATTACACCTGGACACCCCCAGAATGAAATTAGTTCCCATTAGCGAAGATCATGCAAGCGACATTGCCGAGCATTTTACCGCTGAGATTACCCGTTACATGTGGCCTTCCGCACCCAAGACCCGGCAGGAGATTGTGGACCATGTGCAATTAAAGCAACTGGCGATGCGCAAAAGCAAAGAAATTGCCTTGATTCTTATCCGTAAAGATCGCAGCGAATTCTTAGGCTATGCCAGCCTTCATGAGATTCAATCCCGTTCACCGGAGTTGGGCATTTGGCTTAAAAAAAGCGCTCAGGGGCATTACTATGGCTATGAGGCGTTGTCGGCTCTGATCGAGTGGACGGCGGCTAATCTTCACTACGATTACCTGAAATACCCCGTGGATAAAAGCAATTACCCCAGCCGAAAACTCATTGAAAAATTGGGAGGTACGCCGCAGGATGAGTATGTGAAATGCAGCGAGTCGGGGCGTGTCCTGCATGAATTGGAGTACCGCATTTACCGCGCGCCGCTTGCAAGCGAGTTGCAATGAGTTTGATGTAACCATCCAATGGAGCACCGCATGCCTGCACGGGCAGGGCATGCTGAAATTCAGGACTTCATGAATGGCTTGGCAGGGTATTATGCAGTACTCACACACCGCAAGGCTATCAGAACTTTCAGACTGCCCTATCATTTGCCGTATACACAGGGATATCAGGCTATCTCTTCATTTAAATTAAAGCCGGTTAAAATGCCAGGACTAAAGGGATTGATCTGATTTTCTGTTTTGAGCTGGTATCGCCCTGAATTGCCATTAATTTCAAACAGGATCTGCAGGCTTGCGCTGTCATTGCTGTCCACCAGCACATTGACTTTCTGGAGGATTTTAAAGAAAGCCCAAGGGCCTTTCTCTTCAAGCTCAAAATGGTTGCCTTCAATGGAGTAAATGGCCAGTTTGGCATCCGATTGAGGCCAGCTGAAAAAGGTGTAAGAGTCGCTCGTCTGGCTGTCGGTGAGTTTGGTTTCACCGATGGATAACTGTATATTGGCCACCACGGGATCCAGATTGATTTTTTGCAGAGTGAAGTCGATTTTGCTGGTTTTGGCATGCTCAGGGAAAAACATGTTACTGATGACATTGGCGCGTATTAATTCATTAATCAAATCGGTGGAAATCGGCATGACGTAACCGTTTAATTCTTTGGATTGCCATTGTGGCTTGGAAGTATCCAGGAAGGGTTTTAAATAATGATTTACGAAGGAATTCAAGGTGCCTTCCGGTGCAAAAAAGCGATCAAACTCCATCAGCGACACTTCACTGTCAGGGTTATTGGCATCCAGCGGGTAACGGTTGGCGATGGCGGATTGATAGTCCGTAAAAACTAACCGCTGCCATTGGTGATTCAAATAGGTACGGCTTTCAGTAATAAAAATAAACCAGGTGTCATCGGCAATTTGCTTCGCCCAACTGGACACAGGCTCTGGAAGCTGACGGGCGCGATTGTACAGCGCGCTTAAGGGATCGGATAAGGATTCGCCGCTGAAGCGTGAGCGCGTCAGTTCAAAAACGGTGCGTCCCTGATCATTGACCAGCGCCAGCGTAGTAATGAACTTTTCCAGTTCGCTGATGTTTAAACTCAACTCATGGGTGGCGGAATTGCTCATTAAGTTAAGGGAGGTAAACTGGCTCGCCACCTGCTGATTGAAAACAGAGGCGCTTTGATCGGGCGACGGGCTGGTCTGCTCCTGAATCAGCTCAACGAGACTCTCAATGGCAT
This Legionella sp. MW5194 DNA region includes the following protein-coding sequences:
- a CDS encoding type IV secretion protein IcmD — encoded protein: MATVFLCLGIAGNAMAADQSIGNMASTIYGSFGQLAKLITAGSYLAGLGFSVGAIMKFKQHKDNPTQIPIGTPIALVFIAAALLFLPTILGVAGVTMFGGSGGTTAGPTGTVFTSSGG
- a CDS encoding GNAT family N-acetyltransferase — its product is MKLVPISEDHASDIAEHFTAEITRYMWPSAPKTRQEIVDHVQLKQLAMRKSKEIALILIRKDRSEFLGYASLHEIQSRSPELGIWLKKSAQGHYYGYEALSALIEWTAANLHYDYLKYPVDKSNYPSRKLIEKLGGTPQDEYVKCSESGRVLHELEYRIYRAPLASELQ
- a CDS encoding type IV secretion protein IcmB yields the protein MGNWAESFFEGIDTFFAWLSTSLKQTTESYCELETADSPTVLVNHDGSLISLIKVEGVTALAGAEEFDQLVEGLSNAFQGAMSRPGHAFQVYFSHDKQNIRKVIEDIYAPAEATAKRLELTLDDLFIERVDYLSQYCAEERLYFVLFTRPFNLAQDQLKAANKAKLKMLRDMKAPSFKNTQTVYAAIPELRDTHDAYVRSVLNDLDALNIYARLVEVHDAVQAIRMTADPDFTADDWRATLPGDKILPREINRFEGDVSDLLWPSLAKQVIPRDAENLDLRTVKVGTKIYSSVFIDLFPKDVRPFLTLFARILPSHIPWRISFLVESEGLNTIKLKGMLSAILSFTSAQNRLISDSVNLLKYLQLNTDDAIVRLRVVATTWAPEGNVPLLRRRSSELVKAIQGWGSTDVSEICGDPFAGFVSSMLAVTTRSAAVPSVAPLSDVITMLPITRPASPWETGALLFRTPDGKPWPFQPGSTQQTTWIDLVYARPGSGKSVLSNALNLALCLQGGLTRLPRIAIIDIGPSSSGLISLLKEALPAAKRHLVAYYRLRMTPEYSINPFDTQLGCRYPTATERSFLVNFLTLLTTPLGANKPYDGMPDLAGMVVDELYKSLADEFNPTPYAPGVEEFIDSILEEIGFVRDSKSTWWEVTDALYSAGFVHEAMLAQRYAMPLLADAASICRTPSIEDLYEKVVAPTGESLISAFSRMISGAVREYSILSRVTSFDIGDARVVSLDLDEVAKSGGDAADRQTSVMYMLARYVLARHYYLTEESMNNVPDQYREYHKTRVLEIREDPKRIVYDEFHRTSKSAAVRDQVIIDMREGRKWKVQIALLSQSVDDFDSVMIEFSTAIYIMDAGPSQAVEKTTQIFGLSETAKTALRTRVHGPRQGGATFLVQYATKSGVNIQLLTLTLGPVELWAFSTTAEDASVRNQLYRHLGPAEARRLLAALFPNGSVAKIIEERLAAMKAEVGLIEDDVKDSVIEQLVSDILNAYTKDPNVKMLPKN
- the icmG gene encoding type IVB secretion system protein IcmG/DotF, whose amino-acid sequence is MVDNNQNNDEYQFADLDVVNPDGGDDDLEAMRAEGEQRAPKKDVRKNALIVIALIVVAMIIYKFMGAMFSKKPEPVTPPQTVTAPVTPTPVTPVVTQPTPSTLTPVPTQSQPTTVVSDEVKQKLSALELAQQGVRSEITTINNQLNGLTSNVTDLSNKIAALSQSVSLLAAKVEQQSQQIAVLTVRAKPKPVPHMVRKVTPRPVYYIQAVIPGRAWLIATNGSTLTVREGSVIAGYGTVKLIDATQGRVVMSTGQIIRFSQQDS
- the icmJ gene encoding type IVB secretion system protein IcmJDotN, which gives rise to MVMNQEQSKLKLVASAGAWRLYSARKADERFRAFELKVFQRDRYTCQFCGFQARLFQEVVNLDNDYTNNRLSNLVTACCFCAQCFFIESVGVGGYGGGTLIYLPELSQTELNSLCHVLFCAITNDTGYKASAQNIYRSFKFRSQIVEEKFGEGTSDPAIFGQLIIDSGATAPETLDKLFNNIRLLPSRAKFRKQIERWAASALEEITESS
- the dotG gene encoding type IVB secretion system protein DotG/IcmE, producing MAGKKENLKALFTNTRSRVIIIFTSLLLVIAVVIGLVKFTSSTDVGPLGTSTVTSAPGNIKSIPGALDPTAQYAKLQQIQNVTQAETALKSGGSAIPTIIRTQELGEGVQSVGPQQGEGSVGFSTLAREEEGGPQQSLWLQDLKSSNCSKATVQQVVSQGAAMTDLKRACTCAQLKDNGYQIGDLEPVCSCKELRAAGYNARQLKDAGYSAARLRACGFDACELRNAGFTAQEMKDAGFSDGELKGAGFSDDEIARASGLPEGITEADVRNAGCQVAALQKLRAAGVSAAAIRRISGCSAAQLKAAGYTAAELRNAGFSAAELKNAGFTAAELKAAGFSARDLLNAGFTPDDLAKAGFTPAQIMAAESELPPGITPDDVKKVGCDVEALRKERLAGVSAKLIRQYAGCSAKALKEAGFTDNDLANAGFTPAQISAANPLDDNAIRAAGCDPDKLKALFNQGVSAKRIKELSGCSAAALKAAGYDAKALLDAGFTPQELLAAGFTPQEIKQAAATSDAAIRAAGCDPAKLRQLFEAGVSAKRIRELNGCSAAALKAAGFDAKALSDAGFTPQELLAAGFTPQQLAAAGIDPSAIIAAGRTADCSVASLQAARAAGVSAATIKQTLGCSAAAMKAAGYTAAELRAAGFTAAELKNAGFTAAELKAAGFSAKELRAAGFTAQQLKDAGFSASQLRDAGFSAAELKNAGFTAAQLKAAGYSARELKDAGFSPEELMKAGFSAKELKDAGFTAAQLRRAGFSNDQLKDAGFTASELGTGSDTGAQLPGLDGITQPGLPSTMVGLPAGQGRPQTAASVEAANAQQLQAILKKQNEQLADQRYQQQIQQRTSEMLSVANQSLQTWQKIGVQVYTGGEEEDKKDAAQAGLAGFGPNQAGASAIPQATTATGPAPKALIKTGDILFAVLDTSINSDEPGPILATIVSGRFKGAKLIGSFNLPSNSDKMVISFNTMSVPGAAKTTSISAFAIDPNTARTALSSRTNHHYLMRYGSLFASSFLEGFGNAFQSANTTVTIGGTGGGDNITIQNGVGRSALENAVIGLATLGKQWGQVAQQQFNRPTTVEVFSGTGVGILFTQDLTSL